The proteins below come from a single Parageobacillus toebii NBRC 107807 genomic window:
- a CDS encoding CBS domain-containing protein gives MNNNNKVQDVMTKNVATVSPNQTVQEAAQIMSQKNIGALPVVENGQVKGMITDRDITLRTSAQGKDPASTPVSEIMTNRVVTGTPNMSVQEAASVMAQHQIRRLPIVENNQIQGIVALGDIATNSASDQAAGQALTNISEPSQPQG, from the coding sequence ATGAATAATAACAACAAAGTTCAAGACGTTATGACGAAAAATGTAGCGACAGTTTCTCCTAACCAAACAGTTCAAGAAGCTGCGCAAATCATGAGCCAAAAAAATATTGGGGCTCTTCCAGTAGTGGAAAACGGTCAAGTAAAAGGAATGATCACGGACCGTGATATTACACTCCGTACATCGGCGCAAGGAAAAGATCCAGCTTCCACTCCTGTATCGGAAATAATGACGAATCGCGTGGTCACTGGTACGCCTAATATGAGCGTTCAAGAGGCGGCAAGTGTGATGGCGCAACATCAAATTCGTCGTTTGCCAATTGTCGAAAATAACCAAATTCAAGGAATTGTCGCTTTAGGCGATATCGCGACAAACAGCGCTTCCGATCAAGCGGCGGGACAAGCATTGACAAACATTTCTGAGCCGTCGCAACCACAAGGATAA
- a CDS encoding phospho-sugar mutase — MNWKNKYEQWLAHKSLDKELKRLLTERQDDLKWLEDCFYKNLEFGTGGMRGEIGPGTNRMNIYTIRKASEGLARYIESFGEEAKKRGVVIAYDSRHKSREFAMEAAKTLATHGIQTYVFDELRPTPELSFAVRYLHAFSGIVITASHNPPEYNGYKVYGEDGGQLPPDTADAVIRYVNEVENELDIHVEDEAILKEKGLIQIIGEEVDNAYIDAVKTVSLQPKLAEEVDIHIVFTPLHGTSNKPIRRALKELGYRNVFVVEEQEQPDPNFSTVASPNPEEHAAFALAIEYGKKVNADLLIATDPDADRLGIAVKNEKGDYVVLTGNQTGGLLLHYLLSQKKEKGILPQNGVVLKTIVTSEFGRAIAQSFGLDTVDTLTGFKFIGEKIKEYEQTGQYTFQFGYEESYGYLIGDFVRDKDAVQAAVLAVEVCAFYKKQGMSLYEGLLQLFDQYGYYREGQQSLTLKGREGAETIQAILTSFRNEPPVEVAGKKVTVIEDYKTKERVNTAAGEKTMITLPTSNVLKYLLEDDSWFCLRPSGTEPKIKVYFGVKGKSLADSEAKLQQLSNAVMKRVHDFLRTASLS, encoded by the coding sequence GTGAATTGGAAAAATAAATATGAACAATGGTTAGCACATAAGTCATTAGACAAAGAATTAAAGCGTTTATTAACAGAGCGTCAAGACGACCTGAAATGGCTGGAAGATTGTTTTTATAAAAACTTAGAATTTGGCACAGGCGGCATGCGGGGAGAAATCGGTCCGGGGACAAACCGGATGAACATATACACGATTCGGAAAGCATCAGAAGGTTTGGCGCGATACATAGAGTCCTTTGGCGAAGAAGCAAAAAAACGCGGTGTTGTCATTGCCTATGATTCGCGGCATAAGTCTCGGGAATTTGCGATGGAAGCAGCGAAAACATTGGCTACTCACGGCATTCAAACATATGTATTTGATGAGCTGAGACCGACGCCGGAGCTTTCGTTTGCTGTTCGTTATTTGCATGCATTTTCCGGCATCGTCATCACCGCAAGCCATAATCCGCCAGAATATAATGGATATAAAGTATATGGAGAAGATGGGGGGCAGCTTCCTCCAGACACGGCAGATGCGGTGATTCGATACGTCAATGAAGTGGAAAATGAACTTGATATCCATGTTGAGGACGAAGCAATTTTAAAAGAAAAAGGGCTCATTCAAATCATCGGCGAAGAAGTGGACAATGCTTATATTGACGCTGTAAAAACGGTCTCCCTTCAACCGAAGCTTGCGGAAGAAGTCGATATTCACATCGTTTTTACACCGCTTCACGGCACATCAAACAAACCGATTCGCCGCGCGTTAAAGGAACTTGGATACCGAAATGTATTTGTTGTTGAGGAACAAGAGCAGCCAGATCCGAACTTTTCCACAGTTGCATCGCCAAACCCAGAGGAGCATGCGGCATTTGCGTTAGCGATAGAGTACGGCAAAAAAGTCAATGCTGACTTGTTAATTGCGACAGACCCTGACGCCGACCGATTAGGGATTGCCGTAAAAAATGAAAAAGGCGACTATGTTGTATTGACCGGAAATCAAACAGGAGGCTTATTGCTTCATTACCTGCTATCCCAAAAGAAAGAAAAAGGGATATTGCCGCAAAATGGCGTGGTGCTAAAAACGATTGTAACCTCCGAGTTTGGCCGCGCGATTGCGCAATCTTTCGGCTTAGATACGGTGGATACATTAACAGGATTTAAATTTATCGGCGAAAAAATCAAAGAATATGAACAAACCGGTCAGTATACGTTCCAATTTGGCTATGAGGAAAGCTACGGCTATTTAATCGGTGATTTTGTACGTGATAAAGACGCGGTTCAAGCAGCGGTATTAGCGGTGGAAGTATGTGCTTTTTATAAAAAACAAGGTATGTCTTTATATGAAGGATTGCTGCAATTATTTGACCAATACGGCTATTACCGTGAAGGACAGCAGTCATTAACGTTAAAAGGAAGAGAAGGTGCGGAAACAATCCAGGCTATCCTAACATCTTTCCGCAATGAACCTCCGGTAGAAGTAGCAGGAAAAAAAGTAACCGTGATCGAGGATTACAAAACGAAAGAACGGGTAAATACTGCGGCTGGTGAAAAAACAATGATTACACTTCCGACTTCCAACGTATTAAAGTATTTGCTGGAAGACGATTCATGGTTTTGCTTGCGCCCTTCGGGAACAGAGCCAAAAATCAAAGTATATTTCGGCGTGAAAGGGAAGTCATTAGCCGACAGTGAAGCAAAGCTGCAACAACTTTCCAATGCAGTGATGAAACGAGTTCATGACTTTCTTCGCACTGCTTCGCTATCTTAA
- a CDS encoding SDR family oxidoreductase, translated as MLTNQVAIITGASRGIGKAIAFQLAEQGAKLALVGSSEGVYETEKELKEKGFSYVKAFQVDVANEQQMQKMVTEVLEEFGQIDILVNNAGIGFFKEVEETTVEEWERIFAVNVQGVFIGVKAVLPHMKERKSGTIITISSDVGRYTIPNGAAYTATKYAVQGFSGSLAQEVRKYGIRVGTINPGMVDTYFANSVQGVPEKRDWLKAEDVAKAVVYMASAPKHMLIDEIVLHPLIQQYPIA; from the coding sequence ATGTTAACAAACCAAGTAGCGATTATCACAGGAGCTTCTCGAGGAATCGGAAAGGCCATTGCGTTTCAATTGGCGGAACAAGGAGCAAAATTGGCGCTCGTGGGAAGTTCTGAAGGGGTTTATGAAACGGAAAAAGAGCTGAAAGAAAAAGGATTCTCTTATGTGAAGGCGTTCCAAGTGGACGTTGCCAATGAACAGCAGATGCAAAAGATGGTCACAGAAGTATTAGAAGAGTTTGGGCAAATCGATATTCTCGTCAACAATGCAGGGATCGGATTTTTTAAAGAAGTGGAAGAGACAACTGTGGAAGAATGGGAACGTATCTTTGCCGTTAATGTTCAAGGCGTGTTCATCGGAGTAAAAGCCGTGCTTCCGCATATGAAAGAAAGAAAATCGGGAACGATTATTACCATTTCTTCCGATGTCGGCCGCTACACGATTCCGAACGGAGCGGCATACACCGCGACCAAATACGCTGTTCAAGGATTTTCCGGTTCGCTGGCGCAGGAAGTAAGAAAATACGGCATTCGCGTTGGTACGATTAACCCAGGAATGGTTGATACATACTTCGCCAATTCGGTCCAAGGCGTTCCGGAAAAACGCGATTGGCTAAAAGCCGAAGATGTCGCCAAAGCAGTCGTCTATATGGCAAGCGCTCCAAAGCACATGCTGATCGATGAAATCGTCCTTCATCCGCTCATTCAACAGTATCCTATTGCATAA